A genomic segment from Nicotiana sylvestris chromosome 1, ASM39365v2, whole genome shotgun sequence encodes:
- the LOC104239187 gene encoding uncharacterized protein has protein sequence MRDFPSCFGENGVQVADASCSAVGGVTKTPQNLVTCVYQCKLLGKSCLITIVWTKGLMGQCLSVEIDDMSHQCLCKVDVKPSLFSKRKGSRSLEVNSCKIDLHWDFSLAKFGSGPEPIEGYYLAIVCKGQMVLVIGDLRKEAFKKTNATPSFSNAMFISKREHIFGKRVFGTKAQFCYTGPIHDITIECDSNGIDDPYLLVRIDSKTVMKVKHLRWKFRGNYTVLIDGLPVEVFWDVHNWLFSSNFGNAVFMFQTCLSAEKLWTTQTLSDLSVMPWPYAESLSNSKSSGLGFSLVLYVWKNE, from the coding sequence ATGAGGGACTTTCCATCTTGTTTTGGTGAAAATGGGGTTCAAGTTGCTGATGCTTCTTGTTCAGCTGTTGGGGGTGTGACTAAAACCCCACAGAATTTAGTCACCTGTGTTTATCAGTGTAAACTACTTGGGAAATCTTGTTTGATCACTATTGTTTGGACCAAGGGTTTGATGGGTCAATGCCTTAGTGTTGAAATTGATGATATGTCTCATCAATGTCTTTGTAAAGTTGATGTAAAGCCTTCTCTCTTCTCCAAAAGAAAAGGGTCAAGGTCTTTAGAAGTAAATTCTTGTAAAATTGACCTACACTGGGACTTTTCACTAGCCAAGTTTGGATCTGGCCCAGAGCCTATTGAAGGGTATTATTTAGCTATAGTTTGTAAAGGACAAATGGTTTTGGTCATTGGAGATCTGAGGAAAGAAGCATTTAAAAAGACCAATGCAACTCCTAGTTTTTCAAATGCAATGTTCATTTCTAAAAGAGAACACATATTTGGGAAGAGGGTGTTTGGTACAAAGGCTCAATTTTGTTATACAGGTCCAATTCATGATATTACAATTGAATGTGACTCTAATGGCATTGACGATCCATATCTTTTGGTCCGTATTGACTCTAAAACAGTAATGAAAGTGAAGCATTTGCGCTGGAAGTTTCGCGGTAACTATACTGTTTTAATTGATGGACTCCCTGTTGAAGTGTTTTGGGATGTTCATAACTGGTTGTTCAGTAGCAATTTTGGAAATGCAGTGTTCATGTTTCAAACATGTTTATCGGCTGAGAAGTTGTGGACAACACAAACTTTGTCTGATCTCTCTGTCATGCCTTGGCCATACGCAGAGAGTTTGAGCAATTCCAAATCATctggtttgggtttttctttggTTTTGTATGTTTGGAAGAACGAGTAA